One window of Flavobacterium ammonificans genomic DNA carries:
- a CDS encoding cysteine desulfurase family protein, which produces MKKVYLDNASTTAIRPEVIQEITRLMTEDYGNPSSTHSFGRNAKSALELARKSIAKQLNVVGSEIFFTSSGTEANNWILRSAVRDLQVKRIITTKIEHHAVLYPVLALQNEFGIQVDFVNIKSDGSIDMTHLAELLSQEVKTLVSLMHVNNEVGVVLDLERVVTICKEHNALFHSDTVQSVGKTEIDLKALPIDFISASAHKFHGPKGIGFAFIRKNSGLQPLLLGGEQEKGMRGGTESVYQIAGMAKALEMAYASLEVERAAILDLKRYCVSQLAQVFPDSKVIGSENGFYNIINVVLPLPEDKAAMLLFHLDMKGIAVSRGSACQSGSTSASHVLTEILSSDDLAKPSLRISFSHYNTKEDVDYLIEVLAAV; this is translated from the coding sequence ATGAAGAAAGTATATTTAGACAACGCATCAACCACTGCAATTCGCCCCGAAGTAATTCAAGAGATTACAAGATTAATGACTGAAGATTACGGAAATCCTTCCTCAACACATAGTTTTGGGCGGAATGCCAAAAGTGCTTTGGAACTTGCTCGTAAGTCAATTGCAAAACAACTTAATGTGGTAGGTTCAGAAATCTTTTTTACATCTTCAGGAACTGAAGCCAACAACTGGATTTTACGTTCAGCGGTAAGAGATTTACAGGTTAAGCGAATTATTACCACTAAAATAGAACATCATGCAGTATTGTATCCTGTTTTGGCTTTGCAAAATGAATTTGGCATCCAAGTTGATTTTGTAAACATTAAATCGGATGGCAGCATTGATATGACGCATTTAGCCGAATTGCTTTCTCAAGAAGTAAAAACTTTAGTGAGTTTGATGCATGTGAATAATGAAGTAGGAGTGGTTTTGGATCTAGAACGAGTTGTAACTATCTGTAAAGAACACAATGCCCTTTTTCATTCGGATACCGTTCAATCTGTTGGTAAGACGGAAATTGATTTAAAAGCTTTGCCTATTGATTTTATTTCTGCTAGTGCTCATAAGTTTCATGGTCCAAAAGGAATTGGATTTGCTTTCATTCGTAAAAACTCTGGATTACAGCCCTTGCTTTTAGGTGGTGAACAAGAAAAAGGAATGCGTGGAGGTACCGAATCGGTTTACCAAATTGCGGGAATGGCAAAAGCTTTAGAGATGGCGTATGCAAGTTTAGAGGTCGAAAGAGCGGCTATTTTAGATTTAAAGCGCTATTGTGTTAGTCAATTAGCCCAAGTATTTCCTGATTCTAAAGTTATTGGTTCAGAAAATGGTTTTTATAATATTATTAATGTTGTTCTGCCGCTTCCGGAAGACAAGGCAGCTATGTTGTTGTTTCATTTAGATATGAAAGGGATAGCTGTGTCGCGCGGAAGTGCTTGTCAGTCGGGGAGTACTAGTGCTTCTCACGTCTTAACAGAAATACTTTCGTCAGATGATTTGGCAAAGCCAAGTTTGCGCATTTCTTTTAGTCATTATAATACTAAGGAAGATGTTGATTATTTGATTGAGGTTTTGGCTGCTGTTTAG